One genomic window of Solanum dulcamara chromosome 10, daSolDulc1.2, whole genome shotgun sequence includes the following:
- the LOC129870571 gene encoding pirin-like protein At1g50590: MPPRSVVKKFLARPQHEGLGAVVRRSIGRFELRYFDPFLVLDEFSVSAPAGFPDHPHRGFETVTYMLQGAVKHEDFEGHKGIIEAGDLQWMTAGRGIVHSEMPATEGTQKGLQLWINLSSKHKMIQPRYQEIPSENIAEATKDGIKVRIIAGESLGAKSAIYTRTPTMYLDFTLKLGSHLQQPIPKSYNAFVYVLEGEGNFGPHESTSVAAHNLLLLSGSGDGLEAWNKSTKPLRFILVGGEPLGEPVAQLGPFVMNTQQEIDQTVEDFDNYTNGFEKAKHWRSQARIGLDY; the protein is encoded by the exons ATGCCGCCGCGTTCTGTCGTCAAGAAATTTCTCGCAAGGCCTCAACATGAAGGACTTGGTGCTGTTGTCAGAAGAAGCATTGGAAG gTTTGAGTTGAGATACTTTGACCCTTTTCTTGTTTTGGATGAATTCTCAGTTTCTGCTCCTGCTGGGTTTCCTGATCATCCACATAGAG GCTTTGAAACGGTCACCTACATGTTACag GGAGCGGTAAAGCATGAAGATTTTGAAGGTCATAAAGGTATCATTGAAGCTGGTGATTTACAATGGATGACTGCTGGAAGAGGAATAGTTCATTCTGAAATGCCTGCTACTGAGGGAACTCAAAAGGGTTTACAATTGTGGATTAATCTCTCCTCCAAACATAAAAT GATACAACCGCGGTACCAAGAGATACCAAGTGAAAACATAGCAGAAGCCACAAAAGATGGGATCAAGGTGAGAATAATAGCAGGGGAATCACTAGGAGCAAAATCAGCCATATACACAAGGACTCCAACAATGTATTTGGATTTCACTCTAAAGCTAGGATCCCATCTTCAACAACCAATTCCAAAATCATACAATGCATTTGTGTATGTCTTGGAAGGTGAAGGCAATTTTGGGCCACATGAATCAACATCAGTAGCAGCACATAATCTACTTTTATTAAGTGGATCTGGTGATGGGCTTGAGGCATGGAACAAATCAACAAAGCCCTTAAGGTTCATATTGGTGGGTGGTGAACCATTAGGGGAACCAGTAGCACAATTGGGGCCTTTTGTGATGAATACTCAACAAGAGATTGATCAAACTGTTGAAGATTTTGACAATTATACCAATGGTTTTGAAAAAGCCAAGCATTGGAGGTCACAAGCCAGAATTGGCCTTGATTATTAG
- the LOC129905044 gene encoding acetolactate synthase 2, chloroplastic-like, protein MAKSIGAIKLALQGLNSILEGKESRLKLDFSPWRQELTEQKMKYPLNYKTFSEAIPPQYAIQVLDELTNGSAIMLVQVCVGQHQMWAAQYYKYKKPRQWLTSGGLRAMGFGLPAAIGAAVGRPGEVVVDIDGDGSFIMNLQELATIKVENLPVKIMLLNNQHLGMVVQWEDRFYKANRAHTYLGDPANEEEIFRNMLKFAEACGVPAARVTHRDDFRAAIQKMLHSWSILVGCDCTSSRARFTYDSQPRSFQRCDYRGRCETFLLTLRSYITSSRHCII, encoded by the exons ATGGCGAAATCTATCGGTG CTATCAAGTTGGCATTACAGGGTTTGAATTCCATATTGGAGGGTAAAGAAAGTAGGCTGAAGTTGGACTTCTCTCCTTGGAGGCAGGAGTTAACGGAGCAGAAAATGAAATACCCATTGAATTATAAGACTTTTAGTGAAGCCATCCCGCCACAATATGCTATTCAGGTTCTAGATGAATTAACTAATGGAAGTGCCATTATGTTAGTACAGGTGTGTGTGGGGCAACACCAGATGTGGGCTGCCCAATACTATAAGTACAAAAAGCCACGCCAATGGTTGACATCTGGTGGATTAAGAGCAATGGGATTTGGTTTGCCCGCTGCTATAGGTGCGGCTGTTGGAAGACCGGGTGAGGTTGTGGTTGACATTGATGGTGATGGGAGTTTTATCATGAATTTGCAGGAGTTAGCAACAATTAAGGTGGAGAATCTCCCAGTTAAGATTATGTTACTGAATAATCAACACTTGGGAATGGTGGTTCAATGGGAGGATCGGTTCTATAAGGCTAACAGAGCACACACTTACCTTGGTGATCCTGCTAATGAGGAAGAGATCTTTCGTAATATGCTGAAATTTGCAGAGGCTTGTGGTGTACCTGCTGCAAGAGTGACACACAGGGACGATTTTAGAGCTGCCATTCAAAAGATGTTACACTCCTGGTCCATACTTGTTGGATGTGATTGTACCTCATCACGAGCACGTTTTACCTATGATTCCCAGCCGCGGAGCTTTCAAAGATGTGATTACAGAGGGCGATGTGAGACGTTCCTATTGACTTTGAGAAGCTACATAACTAGTTCTAGGCATTGTATTATCTAA
- the LOC129871015 gene encoding glycerophosphodiester phosphodiesterase GDPDL3-like, which translates to MWNLSCLLLLLSCSAQGFNTKWPTLTGDAPLVIARGGFSGLLPDSSYDAYIVAMETSLPNVIIWCDVQLTKDGVGICFPDLKLDNASDIDIYFKNKNSKYLVNGISTQGWFSIDFNFKDLAPVTLKQGVYSRTQRFDGTQQSILTVHDVVNQVKPPGLWLNIQHDTFFSQHNLSMRSYIISLSRSVLINYISSPEMNFLRSIVARFNPRVTKLVFRFLGQDDVEPSTNQTYGSLLKNLTFIKTFASGILVPKYYIWPVDNSLYLQPYTSLVIDAHKEGLHIFASEFANDVPFAYNYSYDPTSEYLSFVDNGKFSVDGVLSDFPVTPSATIDCFTHLDKNDKPQEKLMIITSEGASGDYPGCTDMAYTKAAWDGADVLDCPVQMAKDGIPFCLGSINLMDKTTVSRSPFTNIASTVPELNITNGIVTFNLTWDEIKSLKPEITNPWLDFRLYRNPKARNEGNFVSLVDFLTFAKNATTVSGIMISIENAAYLANQGFGVIAAVLEALRNAGYNNQTAKKVMIQSKDSSVLKEFNKSRYELVYRVADNISDIESSTISEIKGFASSVILTKKSVFPSESQFLVGKTHVVEKLHSSNLSVYVQRFNNEFVSQAWDFFSDSSVEINNYIVGAGIDGVITDFPGTAARYRRNRCLCYKDPPLYFSLVNPGVLLQFMARQSLPPAEAPSPMLIESDVVEPPLPPVVKITPTAGNGSAANAAPTSPIGQSSVVAGVFTCLLAILLADLVIF; encoded by the exons ATGTGGAATCTCTCATGCTTATTATTGCTCCTCAGCTGCTCTGCTCAAGGATTTAACACTAAATGGCCAACACTAACCG GAGATGCACCATTAGTTATAGCCCGTGGAGGATTTTCTGGATTATTGCCTGATTCAAGCTATGATGCATATATTGTGGCAATGGAAACTAGTTTGCCCAATGTCATTATTTGGTGTGATGTGCAACTCACTAAAGATGGTGTTGGTATCTGTTTTCCTGACCTCAAGCTTGACAATGCTTCTGACATTGATATTTacttcaaaaacaaaaacagTAAATACTTAGTGAATGGAATTTCAACTCAAGGATGGTTCTCTATAGATTTCAATTTCAAAGATCTCGCCCCTGTCACCT TGAAGCAGGGAGTTTATTCACGAACTCAAAGATTTGATGGAACACAGCAGAGCATTCTTACCGTCCACGATGTGGTAAACCAAGTCAAACCTCCGGGATTATGGTTGAACATCCAG CATGACACCTTTTTCAGCCAGCATAATCTGAGTATGAGAAGTTATATTATATCCCTGTCCAGGAGTGTTCTCATCAACTATATTTCATCGCCTGAGATGAATTTCCTCAGAAGTATAGTGGCACGATTCAATCCACGAGTTACAAAACTTGTTTTCCGGTTTCTTGGACAGGATGATGTTGAGCCTTCAACAAATCAAACATATGGTTCTTTATTGAAGAATCTCACATTTATCAAAACCTTTGCCTCTGGAATACTTGTTCCCAAATATTATATCTGGCCAGTGGACAACTCACTCTACTTACAACCCTATACGTCGCTTGTCATAGATGCTCATAAAGAAGGTCTTCATATTTTTGCATCGGAGTTTGCAAATGATGTACCTTTTGCTTACAATTACAGCTATGATCCCACATCTGAGTATTTGTCCTTCGTTGACAATGGGAAGTTCTCTGTGGATGGAGTACTGTCTGACTTCCCAGTAACTCCATCAGCTACAATAG ATTGCTTTACTCATTTGGATAAGAATGATAAACCTCAAG AAAAGCTTATGATTATCACTTCTGAAGGAGCAAGTGGAGACTACCCGGGTTGTACTGATATGGCATATACAAAAGCTGCTTGGGATGGTGCAGATGTTCTCGACTGTCCTGTTCAAATGGCAAAGGATGGAATACCCTTCTGCCTGGGCTCTATTAATTTGATGGATAAGACTACAGTTTCTCGATCGCCATTCACCAATATTGCTAGTACTGTCCCAGAGCTTAACATAACTAATGGAATAGTCACCTTTAACCTTACTTGGGATGAGATTAAGAGCCTGAAAC CGGAAATAACAAATCCATGGTTAGACTTTAGATTGTACCGAAATCCAAAAGCCAGAAATGAGGGCAACTTTGTGTCATTGGTGGATTTCTTGACATTTGCGAAAAATGCCACAACTGTATCTGGAATCATGATCAGCATAGAG AATGCAGCTTACCTGGCAAATCAGGGATTTGGTGTAATTGCTGCTGTTCTTGAAGCCTTAAGGAATGCTGGTTATAATAATCAGACAGCAAAGAAAGTTATGATCCAATCTAAAGACAGTTCAGTTCTGAAAGAATTTAACAAAAGCCGCTATGAACTTGTTTATAGGGTTGCTGATAATATCAGTGATATTGAGAGCTCAACTATATCTGAGATCAAGGGCTTTGCTAGTTCTGTAATTTTAACGAAGAAATCTGTTTTTCCAAGTGAGAGTCAATTTCTCGTTGGGAAAACACATGTGGTGGAGAAACTGCACTCATCAAATCTATCAGTATACGTTCAACGCTTTAACAATGAGTTTGTGTCTCAAGCATGGGATTTTTTCTCAGATTCATCTGTAGAGATAAACAATTATATTGTTGGAGCTGGCATTGATGGTGTTATAACAGATTTCCCCGGCACAGCTGCTAGATACAGAA GGAACCGTTGTTTGTGTTACAAAGACCCACCACTGTATTTTAGCCTTGTTAATCCTGGAGTTCTCCTACAATTCATGGCTCGTCAGTCATTGCCACCAGCAGAAGCTCCCAGCCCAATGCTTATTGAAAGTGATGTGGTTGAGCCACCTCTACCTCCTGTTGTAAAGATAACCCCTACTGCTGGAAATGGCTCCGCAGCTAATGCAGCTCCCACCTCTCCAATTGGTCAATCCTCCGTTGTAGCCGGCGTTTTCACATGCTTGCTTGCCATTCTTCTTGCTGATCTTGTCATCTTTTGA